The Pantoea vagans genome includes a window with the following:
- a CDS encoding nuclease domain-containing protein, with protein sequence MDVPFIIKFIETKWHDKQTLVSVNESEYSLKLEHLGNNTFSAHTIIYPKVEELRFAQLAIKAKHGDKSPPYIAMPNGERKPLESIIDPASNSVWWVEPAHWDKKQRVWRSEARRTAGQITFVVGNSTLKLDIDISEQTKSDLSRYLSDFKADLWELILDENSHITGDAKKSLVATIDQKALSLVASILTNVQTILKKPKVELKEIQELKPTKEVRPVPRTFMEICTKGSRNHLTSRASEPSYNVPENQYVLHVVSNTLNIVKKLVRVAESKKSRFSDAVDKLNERLESLKNYRSINRDLVVKDLERLKKLFDTKEINKELANKLDEIKTNMYFSQNIAAKGYLRLEKATGSENEWWAKIKPQLSDDWQQFEQDRYTIFSSGSPYSSLFKPYSDYEMEAIMPAPAKRGTASILRPKHILRLTLLADSPSLQRYKENFAKLRKQGIVLNENNWKMKLTPEELSEQEKERSTINKRLGYFATELKKVGIVSKVLEPKIKPFQQLEKEWRQCKVTSKSTFPNSMTFVQNPPYQAVYSGFKNLKEQIGLADEDILLSLEKIEAIGMINMPLLYERWCLLQIIKVLTHALRYQPEDNWKRKLISHIHGNEEQISIQFFNPSVSRAITLQYEPFLDNGKRPDFVLDVKATTKSGEQISKRLVVDAKYYSATYLKQRGGIGGVIHELYSDKDYSEGQENSVFVLHPVLEAVEKIVSPQEWAKNSYLGELSMFDWEHAYHGRQATSYGAVCANPMKSQRYLDEIQRMLGMFLQYGIEDNSSLRGASDDTHAVNFCVSCGSPDVEDISNPIRSNKEKRWYRCNDCTQFTVYTHCGSCNTRLIKNGEYWTYLSLMPMSSINIKCPNCESPV encoded by the coding sequence ATGGACGTTCCATTCATTATCAAGTTTATCGAAACCAAATGGCATGATAAGCAAACTTTAGTCAGTGTTAACGAGTCAGAGTACTCGCTGAAGCTTGAGCATCTTGGAAACAACACGTTCTCTGCGCATACGATCATATACCCCAAGGTCGAAGAGCTACGATTTGCTCAACTAGCGATTAAAGCTAAACACGGCGACAAGTCACCGCCTTATATTGCAATGCCCAATGGCGAGAGGAAGCCTTTAGAGTCGATTATTGATCCTGCTTCTAATTCTGTGTGGTGGGTTGAACCTGCTCATTGGGATAAAAAACAACGGGTCTGGCGCAGTGAGGCGCGGCGAACTGCTGGCCAGATCACGTTTGTTGTTGGTAACTCAACGCTAAAGCTTGATATTGATATCTCCGAACAGACCAAATCAGACCTTTCTCGCTACCTATCAGATTTCAAAGCAGACCTGTGGGAGTTGATTCTCGATGAGAATAGCCATATTACGGGCGACGCTAAAAAATCTCTGGTGGCGACCATAGATCAAAAGGCTTTGTCACTGGTCGCATCTATTCTGACTAATGTACAAACAATCCTCAAAAAGCCCAAAGTTGAGCTGAAAGAAATTCAAGAATTGAAGCCGACCAAAGAAGTACGCCCTGTTCCACGTACGTTTATGGAGATTTGCACTAAGGGATCGCGTAACCATTTAACCAGTCGCGCATCTGAGCCAAGCTACAACGTGCCTGAAAATCAATATGTCTTGCATGTCGTTTCGAACACGCTGAACATTGTAAAAAAATTGGTTAGGGTGGCTGAGAGTAAAAAAAGTCGTTTCTCTGATGCCGTCGACAAGCTTAATGAGCGTTTAGAAAGTTTAAAAAACTATCGCTCTATCAACCGTGATCTAGTGGTTAAAGACTTAGAGCGGTTGAAAAAACTCTTTGATACAAAAGAAATCAATAAAGAATTAGCGAACAAATTAGATGAAATTAAGACCAATATGTACTTTTCACAAAATATTGCCGCCAAAGGTTACCTCAGATTAGAAAAAGCTACAGGTTCTGAGAATGAGTGGTGGGCTAAAATTAAGCCCCAACTAAGTGATGATTGGCAACAGTTTGAGCAAGATAGATATACTATTTTTAGCTCTGGAAGCCCGTACTCAAGCTTGTTTAAGCCTTACAGTGACTATGAGATGGAAGCGATAATGCCTGCACCTGCTAAGAGAGGAACAGCTTCTATATTGCGCCCAAAGCACATACTCCGATTAACTCTTTTGGCGGATTCGCCATCACTGCAGAGATATAAAGAAAATTTTGCCAAATTGCGCAAGCAAGGTATTGTTCTAAATGAAAATAATTGGAAAATGAAGCTAACACCGGAAGAGCTCTCTGAACAGGAAAAAGAGCGTTCGACCATCAATAAACGCTTGGGTTACTTTGCCACTGAACTTAAAAAAGTGGGAATAGTAAGCAAAGTTCTGGAGCCAAAAATAAAACCTTTCCAACAACTAGAGAAAGAATGGCGTCAATGCAAAGTCACAAGTAAAAGTACCTTTCCCAACTCCATGACATTTGTACAGAACCCTCCCTACCAAGCGGTCTACTCAGGTTTTAAAAATTTGAAAGAACAGATTGGTCTAGCAGATGAGGACATTTTGCTTTCGCTGGAGAAGATCGAGGCAATAGGCATGATAAACATGCCACTACTCTATGAGCGCTGGTGTTTACTTCAAATCATTAAGGTGTTAACTCATGCTTTGCGATATCAGCCGGAGGACAACTGGAAACGAAAATTAATTTCGCATATTCATGGCAATGAAGAACAAATCAGCATTCAGTTTTTCAACCCAAGTGTTTCCAGAGCGATTACTTTGCAATACGAGCCGTTTCTAGACAATGGTAAGCGCCCAGATTTTGTTCTGGATGTGAAAGCGACCACCAAAAGTGGTGAGCAGATTTCAAAGCGGCTAGTCGTTGATGCAAAGTATTATTCAGCTACATATCTCAAGCAAAGAGGTGGAATCGGTGGCGTTATCCATGAACTTTACAGTGACAAGGATTATAGCGAAGGCCAAGAGAACAGCGTATTTGTTCTTCATCCCGTGTTAGAGGCAGTGGAGAAAATTGTATCCCCGCAGGAATGGGCGAAAAACAGTTATCTGGGCGAGCTTTCCATGTTCGATTGGGAACATGCGTATCACGGACGCCAAGCAACAAGCTATGGGGCGGTGTGTGCCAATCCAATGAAGTCGCAACGCTATCTTGACGAAATTCAGCGTATGCTTGGCATGTTTCTACAGTATGGCATTGAAGATAACTCTTCTTTACGAGGAGCATCGGATGATACTCATGCCGTGAATTTCTGTGTTTCTTGTGGCTCACCAGACGTTGAAGACATTTCTAATCCAATACGCTCTAACAAAGAAAAGCGTTGGTATCGGTGCAATGATTGCACACAATTTACGGTTTATACCCATTGTGGCTCTTGCAATACGAGGCTTATCAAAAATGGAGAGTACTGGACCTACTTGTCCTTGATGCCCATGTCATCGATTAATATCAAATGTCCAAATTGCGAGTCTCCCGTTTGA
- a CDS encoding transposase, protein MTAIEAHISVSGAATSHTTNSHVLTDSVMPELNKWQQHSRERVYSSVRLDAIHSKIRKDGRYQSKVTL, encoded by the coding sequence ATGACGGCTATCGAGGCACATATTTCAGTGTCCGGAGCAGCGACTTCGCATACTACCAACAGCCATGTTTTAACCGATTCAGTTATGCCTGAACTTAATAAGTGGCAGCAACACTCGCGGGAGAGAGTTTACTCCTCCGTCAGGCTGGATGCGATTCATAGTAAAATCCGCAAAGATGGCCGGTATCAGAGTAAGGTGACTTTGTAG
- a CDS encoding RNase A-like domain-containing protein has product MLTKAGCVVVGSHSLDTLNTSIKQLWTGHRMETATAQLAEKAASQFGANPEMAYKIGATVDLIVPIGFASLAGASRVASIYSGRIRLMEHEGGSLGHTIARHVGRTPEQLIARFSEPRAPHISSSFGSLRQAELVISEVLSVKSKQMEYALKYSHARTTLVYAHKFNFPIGTYIDRGATEVKKAYSVRIVIRPATFNGKQYYLVTAFPTP; this is encoded by the coding sequence ATGTTAACGAAAGCTGGATGTGTGGTGGTGGGTTCTCATAGTCTAGATACGCTGAATACCTCAATTAAACAGCTTTGGACAGGGCACCGCATGGAAACGGCAACGGCACAGCTTGCAGAAAAAGCAGCAAGTCAATTTGGTGCGAATCCTGAGATGGCTTACAAGATAGGTGCGACAGTTGATCTAATTGTACCTATTGGCTTCGCCTCGCTAGCAGGAGCATCACGAGTCGCATCTATTTATTCAGGGCGCATCAGGTTGATGGAACATGAGGGTGGGTCTTTAGGGCATACGATTGCCCGCCATGTTGGCAGGACTCCAGAACAGCTTATCGCTCGCTTCTCTGAACCTCGTGCCCCCCATATTTCCAGCAGTTTTGGGAGTCTCAGGCAAGCTGAGTTGGTTATTTCTGAAGTGCTGTCAGTTAAGAGTAAGCAGATGGAATATGCTTTAAAGTATTCACATGCTCGCACTACACTTGTTTATGCTCACAAGTTTAATTTCCCGATTGGCACTTACATTGATCGAGGGGCTACTGAGGTTAAGAAGGCTTACAGCGTCCGTATTGTCATCAGGCCAGCAACTTTCAATGGCAAACAGTACTATCTTGTCACCGCATTCCCAACGCCGTAA
- a CDS encoding MgtC/SapB family protein — protein MDWKIFLLRVTVALVLGALIGSERQLRQRMTGLRTNALVSTGACLFVLMTQSVPGIATDASRVAAYVVSGIGFLGGGVIMRDGLNVRGLNTAATLWCTAAVGVLCSMGLLLEAAIGCMVILCANILLRDLAQGINRQSLVPAEEVVQHYKVQIICLAQDEVQVRSLMLHSLGGSGLRLQSLHSEDMDPPHRMEVNAEVLGKPSMTDQLENLVGRISLEKGVSSVRWQVCGLEGE, from the coding sequence ATGGATTGGAAAATCTTTTTACTGCGCGTCACTGTCGCGCTGGTTCTGGGCGCGCTGATTGGCAGCGAGCGCCAGCTTCGCCAACGTATGACTGGTTTACGCACCAATGCGCTGGTCAGCACCGGCGCGTGTTTATTCGTATTGATGACGCAAAGCGTTCCCGGCATCGCCACCGATGCCTCCCGCGTCGCGGCCTATGTGGTCTCCGGTATTGGCTTTCTCGGCGGCGGCGTGATCATGCGTGATGGGCTCAACGTACGCGGCCTGAACACTGCCGCAACTCTGTGGTGCACCGCCGCCGTGGGCGTGTTGTGTAGCATGGGATTGCTGCTGGAAGCGGCAATCGGCTGCATGGTGATCCTGTGTGCCAACATTTTATTGCGGGATCTGGCGCAAGGGATCAATCGCCAAAGCCTGGTGCCTGCTGAAGAGGTGGTGCAGCACTACAAAGTGCAGATCATCTGTCTGGCGCAGGATGAAGTGCAGGTGCGAAGCCTGATGCTGCACAGCCTCGGCGGCAGCGGTTTACGCCTGCAATCACTGCACAGCGAGGATATGGATCCGCCACACCGTATGGAGGTGAATGCCGAAGTGCTGGGGAAACCGAGCATGACGGATCAGCTGGAAAATCTGGTGGGCAGGATCAGTCTGGAGAAGGGTGTGAGTTCGGTGCGGTGGCAGGTTTGTGGATTGGAAGGGGAGTGA
- a CDS encoding HEPN domain-containing protein, translating into MEKTECFERYRLLFLSLKEIVNETERNTLREEVDFFNKNINFFVKSYLITLCTYLESYLSDAAEWHCDRINNKLKAASLPHNFLLWRVKKDFKDKELKYIDADLKVYKSELSDNLSGNPYKTIKTFSYLGLNLIGSNDFNLNKDIVNAIVTKRNNIIHHNDHANDISLSDIKGYIDIFISYIQIIDSVICKNNQV; encoded by the coding sequence ATGGAAAAGACTGAGTGTTTCGAACGCTATCGTTTATTGTTTCTTTCGTTGAAAGAAATCGTTAATGAAACCGAGAGAAATACATTACGTGAAGAAGTCGACTTTTTTAACAAAAATATAAACTTTTTTGTCAAGTCGTATCTTATCACTTTGTGTACTTATCTGGAATCATACTTATCTGACGCTGCTGAATGGCATTGTGATAGAATTAACAACAAATTAAAGGCAGCTTCCTTACCTCATAATTTTTTACTTTGGCGAGTCAAAAAAGATTTCAAAGATAAAGAGCTTAAGTATATTGATGCTGATTTAAAAGTTTATAAAAGTGAATTGTCAGATAATTTATCTGGAAACCCATATAAAACAATAAAGACATTTTCCTACTTGGGTTTAAACCTTATTGGTTCTAATGACTTCAACTTGAATAAAGATATTGTTAATGCAATAGTTACAAAAAGAAATAATATTATTCATCACAATGATCACGCTAATGATATTAGTCTGTCAGATATAAAGGGTTATATTGATATTTTCATAAGTTATATACAGATCATTGATAGTGTGATATGCAAAAACAACCAAGTTTAA
- a CDS encoding McrB family protein has protein sequence MALEQVIYDPEEVKGFSDEELYRRLCESWGSTSGKLAVWGKIKNRTNFDDRKLPTLLLDIKSLQTGLHLEYPINVRLAMVKGVFISFKSVEELFGIDDESFISCELALAPQSEREKHENPFECNVVVSSVRRLIKLPEYRANDIINGDESIFLDDAVYKLHLQNVQSRIDGEVSALKAEFEREESSLKAQISSYEVLLQQTQEELNKNNNILSQARVKTQELEEKNTEWLRKIALQKKVEETMSKKIERLKAYVESKALFLKSFEFLDDEDFDIFVGNRSSAAQQGKHISFSQTLDSKYSNAVSYIQAHLKERDILYPRHIIENFLTLIRTNDLIILAGDSGSGKTNLVQSFAKAIGGVSKIIPVKPNWTSSEDLLGYYNPLEKKYLATPFLEALIEAKQNPDIPYFICLDEMNLARVEYYFADFLSKLEERNEQPTIQLYSDDEAAHVLAELKGVVSVISNAQEKFSKNGIVDFVALLQDEEINAEMKRSFGFSDKDSLIKYHGDIRRMLAGVLGTPSSITIPANVRIIGAINIDETTHYLSPKILDRAHVMKFKSPLLTDWDAIFDEIDSYGLDDVNLPLGFDIAELGERSPYPKFERSDEFCELFTTLNREVFDPLGVEFGMRTIRQGLNYIRLFSDVNDNKSLAINNFIVHKVLPKFTFDGGKQVGDYSKVELVGRVFLPRLESLLDNQTEIAAEFSCTKSVERLVKTAEANDGVVNYWA, from the coding sequence ATGGCTTTAGAACAAGTTATCTATGATCCTGAAGAAGTTAAAGGATTCTCTGATGAAGAGCTTTATCGACGACTGTGTGAGAGCTGGGGTTCAACTAGCGGAAAACTAGCAGTTTGGGGCAAGATTAAAAATCGAACAAACTTTGATGACCGAAAGCTCCCGACACTTCTTCTAGATATAAAATCCCTCCAAACAGGGCTGCACCTTGAATACCCAATCAATGTTCGTTTGGCCATGGTCAAAGGTGTTTTTATTTCTTTCAAAAGCGTCGAAGAGTTGTTTGGTATAGATGATGAGAGTTTTATCTCATGCGAGCTTGCTTTAGCGCCTCAATCCGAGCGTGAAAAACATGAAAACCCATTTGAATGCAATGTGGTAGTGAGTTCAGTTCGTCGACTTATCAAACTTCCTGAATATAGGGCGAATGACATCATCAACGGCGATGAAAGTATTTTCTTAGATGATGCTGTTTATAAACTGCATTTACAGAACGTTCAGTCAAGAATTGACGGCGAAGTCAGTGCGCTAAAAGCAGAATTCGAGCGAGAAGAATCTTCATTAAAGGCGCAGATATCATCATATGAAGTTCTGCTTCAGCAAACACAAGAAGAATTAAATAAAAATAATAATATTCTTTCTCAAGCAAGAGTTAAAACTCAAGAGTTGGAAGAAAAAAATACAGAATGGCTACGCAAAATCGCGTTGCAAAAGAAGGTAGAAGAGACGATGTCAAAAAAAATTGAACGCTTGAAAGCTTATGTCGAGAGTAAGGCTCTATTCCTTAAGAGCTTTGAATTTCTGGATGATGAAGATTTCGATATTTTTGTAGGCAATCGTTCATCTGCAGCACAGCAAGGCAAACATATCTCCTTTTCACAAACTCTTGACTCTAAATACAGTAATGCAGTTTCTTACATTCAAGCACACTTGAAAGAACGAGACATTCTGTACCCGCGCCATATCATCGAGAATTTCCTTACTCTAATTCGCACAAATGACCTTATCATTTTGGCAGGCGATTCGGGTTCAGGCAAAACGAACCTAGTTCAGTCGTTTGCTAAAGCGATTGGTGGAGTATCGAAAATCATCCCAGTTAAACCAAACTGGACCAGTTCAGAAGACTTGCTGGGCTATTACAACCCACTAGAGAAGAAATACCTAGCTACGCCATTTCTTGAGGCATTAATCGAGGCCAAGCAAAACCCAGATATCCCATACTTTATCTGCTTAGACGAAATGAACCTTGCCCGAGTGGAATATTACTTTGCCGATTTTCTATCCAAGCTAGAGGAGCGTAACGAGCAACCGACGATTCAGCTTTATTCGGATGATGAAGCAGCCCATGTTCTTGCAGAGCTAAAAGGGGTTGTTTCGGTCATTTCAAACGCACAAGAAAAATTCAGTAAAAATGGCATCGTGGACTTCGTTGCGCTCCTGCAGGATGAAGAGATTAACGCTGAAATGAAGCGCTCGTTTGGCTTTAGCGACAAAGATTCGTTAATTAAATACCATGGTGACATCAGACGCATGTTGGCAGGTGTTCTTGGCACACCTTCGTCTATCACGATTCCAGCAAACGTTAGGATCATTGGTGCAATTAACATCGACGAGACTACCCATTACCTATCACCAAAAATTCTCGATCGTGCGCATGTGATGAAGTTTAAGAGCCCTTTACTGACAGACTGGGATGCAATTTTTGATGAGATCGATTCTTATGGCCTTGATGACGTCAATTTGCCACTTGGGTTCGATATTGCAGAGCTTGGCGAACGTAGCCCTTATCCGAAATTTGAACGTTCGGATGAATTCTGTGAGCTGTTCACCACCTTAAATCGAGAGGTTTTCGACCCGCTTGGAGTGGAGTTTGGTATGCGTACCATTCGTCAGGGGCTTAACTACATAAGGTTGTTTAGCGATGTAAACGACAATAAATCTCTGGCCATTAACAACTTTATCGTTCATAAGGTGTTGCCTAAATTCACGTTTGATGGCGGTAAGCAAGTGGGCGATTACAGTAAAGTTGAGCTTGTTGGCCGTGTATTCTTACCTCGTCTTGAATCCCTTTTAGATAATCAGACAGAGATTGCGGCGGAGTTTTCATGCACCAAATCGGTAGAGCGTTTGGTTAAGACAGCCGAAGCAAATGATGGCGTTGTAAACTACTGGGCATAA
- a CDS encoding contact-dependent growth inhibition system immunity protein → MDTDMTKSCEMDTLVVAYFGQDCDLIDPDCNFNNLLNDYLSTAPVFNLRMLLANIQEFEQESDSLQIFSERYKYDFAPDRWDMTAVEWLSVVKKRVVDHLHNNGHSSELSAF, encoded by the coding sequence ATGGATACTGATATGACAAAATCCTGTGAGATGGATACGCTCGTCGTCGCTTACTTTGGCCAAGATTGCGATCTTATTGATCCTGATTGTAATTTCAATAACCTCTTAAATGATTATCTCTCTACCGCACCAGTTTTCAATTTAAGAATGCTGCTAGCGAACATACAAGAATTTGAACAAGAATCTGACAGTCTTCAGATTTTTTCTGAACGGTATAAGTATGATTTTGCGCCAGATAGATGGGATATGACGGCAGTAGAATGGTTAAGTGTTGTTAAAAAGAGAGTTGTTGACCACCTTCATAATAATGGGCACTCCTCTGAATTATCGGCATTTTGA
- a CDS encoding DUF262 domain-containing protein, whose product MANDDKTLNLFPIDYPFETLCSRMESNPVKLKLNPDFQRKYKWDQDGWQRSSKFIESCLMRIPLPSCYFAEENDGNHIVIDGVQRLTTIQKFFNDEFSLEGMTTFKELEGKKFSELGSLRSELESTTIRCIVLRKENPKALIREIFSRLNQGAVKLSDQEIRHALYPGGFDDLLNELGGIEAIKNFGLAETTTVKRDSREPDEQVLRFFAFYDDGFAEHFNNTLKDFLDDQMETFSTLEEDRLNEMREIFKSSLQKCEKIFGDDTFTNPTVRRKRKGLVHYDILMPTIGKLSDEVVNDKAENIRQAWEDLCSSNEFKRTLSGGLQNKSSVIRRRDSWTKLLKEVTDGKD is encoded by the coding sequence ATGGCTAACGATGATAAGACTTTAAACTTATTTCCTATAGATTATCCATTTGAAACGTTATGCTCAAGGATGGAATCAAATCCTGTTAAGTTGAAATTAAATCCAGACTTTCAAAGGAAGTATAAATGGGATCAGGATGGATGGCAGCGATCTTCAAAATTTATTGAATCTTGCTTAATGAGAATACCTCTTCCATCCTGTTATTTTGCAGAGGAAAACGATGGTAATCATATTGTTATTGATGGAGTTCAACGTTTAACTACTATACAGAAGTTCTTTAATGATGAATTTTCCTTGGAAGGAATGACTACCTTTAAGGAATTAGAGGGTAAAAAGTTTTCTGAGTTAGGAAGTTTACGGTCTGAGCTTGAATCAACCACGATTAGATGCATTGTATTACGTAAAGAAAATCCCAAAGCTCTAATACGAGAAATATTTTCGCGATTAAACCAGGGCGCGGTAAAACTTTCTGATCAAGAAATTAGACATGCGTTATATCCAGGAGGTTTCGACGATTTACTAAATGAACTGGGGGGCATTGAAGCTATAAAAAACTTTGGATTAGCAGAAACAACTACTGTAAAAAGAGATAGTCGTGAACCTGATGAACAAGTTTTACGCTTCTTTGCCTTTTACGATGATGGTTTTGCAGAGCACTTTAATAATACACTGAAAGATTTTTTAGATGATCAAATGGAGACGTTTTCGACTCTGGAAGAAGATCGTTTAAATGAGATGCGTGAGATTTTTAAATCATCTCTTCAGAAATGTGAAAAAATATTTGGCGATGATACTTTCACAAACCCCACTGTTAGAAGAAAAAGAAAAGGGTTGGTACATTACGACATATTGATGCCTACTATAGGTAAATTAAGTGATGAAGTTGTAAATGATAAGGCTGAGAATATACGTCAGGCTTGGGAAGACTTATGCTCCAGCAATGAATTTAAAAGAACTTTATCTGGAGGGTTGCAAAACAAAAGCTCTGTAATTAGGCGGAGAGATAGTTGGACGAAACTTCTGAAGGAAGTTACTGATGGAAAAGACTGA